Proteins co-encoded in one Klebsiella michiganensis genomic window:
- a CDS encoding molybdopterin-guanine dinucleotide biosynthesis protein B (in Escherichia coli the MobB protein is not essential but has been found to interact with multiple proteins involved in the molybdopterin guanine dinucleotide cofactor biosynthesis pathway) gives MAEKRIAPPLLAIAAWSGTGKTTLLKQLIPLLLAKGIRPGLIKHTHHDMDVDTPGKDSYELRKAGAAQTIVASQKRWALMTETPENPDLDLNYLVSRMDGSKLDLILVEGFKHESVAKILLFREETGHKAEALEIDRHAVAIASNVPLTVSVPVLDLNNAEEIADFIHKWVKLQ, from the coding sequence ATGGCAGAAAAACGAATAGCACCACCTCTTCTGGCAATTGCGGCCTGGAGCGGGACAGGAAAAACCACACTGCTGAAGCAACTGATCCCATTGTTACTCGCTAAAGGCATCAGACCAGGGCTCATCAAACACACACATCATGATATGGATGTAGATACACCGGGAAAGGATAGCTATGAACTCCGGAAAGCTGGCGCCGCGCAGACCATTGTCGCCAGCCAAAAGCGCTGGGCGTTAATGACGGAAACCCCCGAAAATCCTGACCTGGATTTGAACTATCTTGTATCAAGAATGGATGGTAGCAAGCTGGATTTGATTCTGGTCGAAGGTTTTAAACACGAATCCGTAGCCAAAATCCTCTTATTCAGAGAGGAAACGGGTCATAAAGCTGAAGCATTAGAGATAGATCGGCATGCCGTTGCTATAGCCAGCAATGTGCCGCTAACTGTATCTGTCCCTGTATTGGATCTCAATAATGCAGAGGAGATTGCTGATTTCATCCATAAATGGGTAAAACTGCAGTAA
- the mobA gene encoding molybdopterin-guanine dinucleotide biosynthesis protein MobA (in Escherichia coli MobA links a guanosine 5'-phosphate to molydopterin to form molybdopterin guanine dinucleotide during molybdenum cofactor biosynthesis) has protein sequence MGGNDKGLALLNGQPLFQHVLKVLKPQVGDVVISANRNLEIYRKSGVPVIQDAIADYQGPLAGMLAVMEQTESEWLLFCPCDTPNIPADLARKLWQTRGNTLAVWVNDGQRDHPGVALLHHSLCLPLREYLLAGERRVMQFLLSVGGHSASFDGQATCFTNINTLDELSRWQKNE, from the coding sequence ATGGGCGGCAATGATAAGGGATTAGCCCTGCTAAACGGCCAGCCGCTTTTCCAGCACGTCCTCAAGGTATTAAAACCACAGGTAGGTGATGTGGTTATCAGCGCCAACAGGAATCTCGAGATTTACCGGAAAAGCGGAGTTCCGGTTATCCAGGACGCAATTGCCGACTACCAAGGACCACTGGCCGGCATGTTAGCCGTTATGGAGCAAACAGAAAGCGAGTGGCTGCTATTTTGCCCTTGCGATACTCCTAATATTCCCGCCGACCTTGCCCGGAAACTTTGGCAAACGCGTGGTAACACGTTGGCAGTCTGGGTCAATGATGGGCAACGAGATCACCCCGGCGTAGCATTACTTCACCATTCACTTTGTTTGCCATTGAGAGAATATCTGCTCGCTGGCGAAAGGCGAGTGATGCAGTTTTTACTTAGCGTTGGCGGACATTCAGCCTCTTTCGATGGTCAGGCCACTTGTTTTACCAATATAAACACTCTCGATGAGCTTTCACGATGGCAGAAAAACGAATAG
- a CDS encoding serine/threonine protein kinase (catalyzes the phosphorylation of protein substrates at serine and threonine residues in vitro; specific substrate in vivo has not been identified yet; plays a role in long-term cell survival and expression of surface appendages): protein MTDSAFNFQTLHPDTILDALFEQGIRVDSGLTPLNSFENRVYQFQDEERQRFVVKFYRPHRWSAAQIEEEHQFALELQADEVPLAAPLHFAGKTLLHHQGFMFAVFPSLGGRQYETDNIDQMEWVGRYLGRIHQTGRQQLFQHRPTFSLDEYLSQPRELFEYSELIPRALKKDFLAATDALIEEVKRTWHTDFVPLRLHGDCHPGNILWRDGPLFVDLDDARNGPAVQDIWMLLNGDKAEQRIQLETIIEAYEEFSSFDTGELTLIEPLRAMRIVYYLAWLMRRWDDPAFPRNFPWFSEEDFWRRQTVTFTEQVRVLREPPLQLTPMY from the coding sequence ATGACAGACAGCGCATTTAATTTCCAGACTCTACATCCGGATACAATCCTCGATGCTCTTTTTGAACAGGGTATTCGGGTGGATTCGGGGCTGACGCCGTTAAACAGTTTTGAAAACCGCGTCTACCAATTCCAGGATGAAGAGCGCCAGCGTTTTGTAGTGAAGTTTTATCGCCCTCATCGCTGGTCAGCGGCGCAAATTGAAGAAGAGCATCAATTTGCGCTGGAACTGCAGGCCGATGAGGTGCCTTTAGCCGCCCCTCTTCATTTTGCGGGAAAGACTCTCCTTCATCATCAAGGGTTTATGTTTGCCGTGTTCCCTAGTTTGGGAGGGCGGCAATACGAAACCGATAACATTGATCAAATGGAATGGGTGGGCCGTTATCTTGGCCGCATTCATCAAACGGGTCGTCAGCAGCTCTTTCAGCATCGCCCAACCTTTAGCCTGGATGAATATCTCTCCCAGCCGCGCGAGCTATTTGAATATAGCGAGCTTATTCCCCGTGCCCTTAAGAAAGATTTTCTGGCGGCAACGGACGCGCTGATAGAGGAAGTTAAACGTACCTGGCATACTGATTTTGTACCACTGCGTCTGCACGGTGATTGCCACCCGGGAAATATCCTCTGGCGCGACGGCCCCCTGTTCGTTGACCTCGATGATGCCCGTAACGGCCCGGCCGTGCAGGACATCTGGATGCTGCTAAACGGTGATAAAGCCGAACAGCGCATTCAGTTAGAAACCATCATTGAAGCTTACGAAGAGTTTTCGTCATTTGATACCGGCGAGCTAACCCTGATTGAACCGTTACGCGCTATGCGCATTGTCTATTATCTCGCGTGGCTAATGCGACGCTGGGATGACCCCGCATTCCCCCGAAATTTCCCCTGGTTTAGTGAGGAGGATTTCTGGAGAAGACAGACTGTAACCTTTACAGAGCAGGTCCGGGTTCTACGAGAACCTCCATTACAATTAACGCCAATGTATTAA
- a CDS encoding protein disulfide isomerase, which produces MKKIWLALAGMILAFSASAAQFTDGKQYITLDKPVAGEPQVLEFFSFYCPHCYQFEQVLHVSDNVKKKLPEGTKMTKYHVEFLGPLGKDLTQAWAVAMALGVEDKISSPMFEAVQKTQTVQNDADIRKVFIDAGVKPEEYDAAWNSFVVKSLVAQQEKAAADLQLQGVPAMYVNGKYQLNMQGMDTSSMDIFVQQYADTVKFLVEKK; this is translated from the coding sequence ATGAAGAAGATTTGGCTGGCGCTGGCGGGCATGATCCTGGCATTTAGCGCTTCTGCAGCACAGTTCACCGACGGTAAACAGTACATTACCCTGGATAAGCCGGTTGCCGGTGAGCCACAGGTCTTAGAATTTTTCTCATTCTACTGCCCGCACTGTTACCAGTTTGAACAGGTGCTTCATGTTTCTGACAACGTGAAGAAGAAGCTGCCGGAAGGCACTAAAATGACCAAATACCACGTTGAGTTCCTTGGCCCATTAGGCAAAGATCTGACTCAGGCCTGGGCTGTCGCTATGGCTCTGGGCGTAGAGGACAAAATTTCATCCCCAATGTTCGAAGCCGTTCAGAAAACACAAACCGTGCAGAATGATGCTGACATCCGTAAGGTGTTCATCGATGCGGGTGTGAAACCGGAAGAATACGATGCGGCCTGGAATAGCTTTGTGGTGAAATCTCTGGTTGCTCAACAAGAGAAGGCAGCAGCCGATCTTCAACTGCAGGGCGTACCAGCCATGTACGTTAACGGTAAATATCAGCTGAACATGCAGGGCATGGATACCAGCAGCATGGACATCTTCGTGCAGCAATATGCTGACACAGTGAAATTCCTGGTTGAGAAGAAATAA
- a CDS encoding acyltransferase — MSRLLAAITLVLSIALTILVTIACSVPIILAGIVKLVLPVPAVWRSISIFADFMMYCWCEGLALLLRLNPYLKWDVEGLEGLNKKNWYLLICNHQSWADIVILCVLFRKHIPMNKYFLKQQLAWVPFMGLACWALDMPFMKRYSRAYLLRHPERRGKDVETTRRSCMKFRAHPTTIVNFVEGSRFTAEKKGQTRSPFNYLLPPKAAGIAMAMNVLGKQFDKMLNVTLCYPENNRLPFYDMLSGKMTKIVVRVSLVPITEELHGDYVNDKSFKRRFQLWLNMLWSEKDKQLETLHAEGKKAGQ, encoded by the coding sequence ATGTCGAGATTACTCGCTGCGATCACATTGGTGTTAAGTATTGCACTGACTATTTTGGTCACGATCGCCTGCTCTGTTCCTATCATTTTGGCCGGGATCGTTAAGCTAGTGCTGCCTGTTCCGGCTGTCTGGCGCTCGATCTCGATATTTGCTGACTTCATGATGTACTGCTGGTGCGAAGGGCTGGCGTTGCTGCTACGCCTCAATCCTTATTTAAAATGGGATGTTGAGGGATTAGAGGGGCTGAATAAAAAGAACTGGTATTTGTTAATCTGCAACCATCAGAGTTGGGCAGACATCGTGATCCTATGCGTGTTATTCCGCAAACATATTCCCATGAACAAATACTTTCTTAAACAGCAACTTGCCTGGGTTCCTTTCATGGGACTGGCCTGCTGGGCGCTGGATATGCCGTTTATGAAGCGATATTCACGAGCCTATTTACTGCGCCATCCTGAGCGCAGGGGGAAAGATGTCGAAACGACGCGTCGTTCCTGCATGAAGTTTCGTGCTCACCCAACCACCATTGTGAATTTTGTTGAGGGATCGCGCTTCACCGCAGAGAAAAAGGGACAGACCCGTTCGCCATTTAACTATCTGTTACCGCCCAAAGCCGCCGGTATAGCGATGGCAATGAATGTACTGGGCAAACAGTTTGATAAGATGCTGAACGTCACGCTGTGTTATCCGGAGAATAACCGCTTGCCGTTTTACGATATGCTGTCAGGGAAAATGACCAAAATCGTTGTCCGGGTCTCTTTGGTGCCCATTACCGAAGAGCTTCACGGGGATTACGTTAACGATAAAAGCTTTAAGCGCCGTTTTCAGCTCTGGCTAAATATGCTGTGGAGCGAGAAAGATAAGCAGCTGGAAACGCTGCACGCTGAGGGCAAAAAAGCCGGTCAATGA
- a CDS encoding DNA polymerase I, producing MVQIADNPLILVDGSSYLYRAYHAFPPLTNSRGEPTGAMYGVLNMLRSLILQYQPTHAAVVFDAKGKTFRDELFEDYKSHRPPMPDDLRAQIEPLHAMVKAMGLPLLAVSGVEADDVIGTLALEAEKAGRPVLISTGDKDMAQLVTPGVTLINTMTNTILGPEEVQTKYGVPPELIIDFLALMGDSSDNIPGVPGVGEKTAQALLQGLGGLDTLYATPEKIAELSFRGAKTMAAKLEQSKELAYLSYKLATIKTDVELELGCEQLEVQQPAADELLALFKQYEFKRWITDVEAGKWMQAKGAKPTAQPQKAAEVDAEPEAPASQLSYDNYITILDEKVLVEWIERLKKAPLFAFDTETDSLDNVSARLVGLSFATEPGVACYIPVAHDYLDAPEQISSARALELLKPLLEDENALKVGQNLKYDRGIMQNYGIELRGIAFDTMLESYTLDSVAGRHDMDSLAERWLKHQTISFEEIAGKGKKQLTFNQIDLETAGRYAAEDADVTLQLHLKMWPKLEKVAGPLNIFKNVEMPLVPVISRIERNGVKIDPAILHAHSGELTKRLAELELKAHEIAGEEFNLSSTKQLQTILFEKQGIKPLKKTPGGAPSTSEEVLEELALDYPLPKVILEYRGLAKLKSTYTDKLPLMISPITGRVHTSYHQAVTATGRLSSTDPNLQNIPVRNEEGRRIRQAFIAPEDYVILSADYSQIELRIMAHLSRDKGLLSAFAEGKDIHRATAAEVFGLPLESVTGEQRRSAKAINFGLIYGMSAFGLSRQLNIPRKESQKYMDLYFERYPGVLEYMERTRAQAKYQGYVETLDGRRLYLPDINSSNGARRAGAERAAINAPMQGTAADIIKRAMIAVDAWLETEKPRVKMIMQVHDELVFEVHKDDVEAVSKKVHELMESSMKLDVPLLVEVGSGKNWDEAH from the coding sequence ATGGTCCAGATCGCAGACAACCCGCTTATCCTCGTTGATGGCTCCTCCTATCTTTATCGGGCATATCACGCCTTCCCACCGTTGACGAACAGCCGTGGCGAGCCAACAGGGGCGATGTACGGCGTGCTGAACATGCTGCGTAGCCTGATTTTGCAATACCAGCCGACGCACGCTGCCGTGGTGTTTGATGCCAAAGGCAAAACGTTCCGTGATGAGTTGTTTGAGGACTATAAATCGCATCGCCCCCCAATGCCGGACGATCTCAGAGCGCAGATTGAGCCGCTGCACGCGATGGTTAAAGCGATGGGCCTGCCTTTACTGGCCGTGTCAGGCGTTGAAGCTGATGACGTTATTGGTACGCTGGCGCTGGAGGCTGAAAAAGCCGGTCGCCCGGTGTTGATCAGTACCGGTGATAAAGACATGGCGCAGCTGGTGACGCCGGGCGTGACGCTGATTAACACCATGACCAACACCATTCTTGGGCCGGAAGAGGTGCAGACAAAATACGGCGTGCCTCCGGAGTTGATTATCGACTTCCTGGCGCTGATGGGGGATTCTTCGGACAATATTCCTGGCGTGCCGGGCGTAGGTGAAAAAACGGCACAGGCGCTGCTTCAGGGGCTGGGTGGGCTGGATACGCTTTACGCCACCCCGGAAAAAATTGCCGAACTCTCCTTCCGTGGGGCGAAAACCATGGCCGCTAAGCTCGAACAGAGCAAAGAGCTGGCCTATCTCTCCTACAAGCTTGCTACCATCAAGACCGACGTTGAGCTGGAACTGGGCTGTGAACAGCTTGAAGTCCAGCAGCCGGCGGCAGACGAACTGTTGGCACTCTTTAAGCAGTATGAATTCAAACGCTGGATAACCGACGTAGAAGCCGGGAAATGGATGCAGGCTAAAGGGGCTAAACCGACCGCGCAGCCGCAGAAAGCCGCGGAGGTTGACGCTGAACCCGAAGCGCCAGCCAGCCAACTCTCTTATGACAACTACATCACTATCCTCGATGAGAAGGTGCTGGTTGAATGGATTGAACGGCTGAAAAAAGCGCCGCTCTTTGCGTTTGATACCGAGACCGACAGCCTGGACAACGTCAGTGCCAGGCTGGTGGGGCTCTCCTTCGCCACGGAACCAGGCGTGGCCTGTTATATCCCCGTCGCACATGATTATCTTGATGCTCCAGAGCAGATTTCCAGCGCGCGCGCGCTGGAGTTACTTAAGCCGCTGCTGGAAGACGAGAACGCACTGAAAGTCGGGCAAAACCTGAAATACGATCGCGGCATCATGCAGAACTATGGCATTGAGCTACGGGGCATCGCTTTTGACACCATGCTGGAATCCTACACGCTGGACAGCGTTGCAGGCCGCCATGATATGGACAGCCTGGCCGAACGCTGGCTGAAGCACCAAACCATCTCCTTTGAAGAGATTGCCGGCAAAGGCAAAAAACAGCTGACCTTTAACCAGATCGATCTGGAAACTGCCGGGCGCTATGCGGCAGAAGACGCCGACGTCACCCTGCAGCTGCATCTGAAGATGTGGCCGAAGCTCGAGAAGGTTGCAGGCCCACTCAACATCTTTAAAAACGTTGAAATGCCGCTGGTGCCGGTGATTTCACGCATTGAACGCAACGGCGTTAAAATCGACCCGGCTATTTTGCACGCGCATTCTGGCGAGCTGACTAAACGTCTGGCTGAGCTTGAGCTGAAGGCGCATGAAATCGCCGGGGAAGAGTTCAATCTCTCTTCTACGAAGCAGCTGCAAACCATTCTTTTTGAAAAGCAAGGCATTAAGCCGCTGAAGAAAACGCCGGGCGGCGCGCCGTCGACGTCTGAAGAGGTACTTGAAGAACTGGCGCTCGACTATCCGCTGCCTAAAGTGATTCTGGAATACCGTGGCCTTGCGAAGCTGAAATCCACCTATACCGACAAGTTACCGCTGATGATTAGCCCGATAACCGGGCGCGTGCATACGTCTTATCACCAGGCGGTCACGGCCACCGGGCGTTTATCCTCTACCGATCCTAACCTGCAGAACATTCCTGTTCGCAACGAGGAAGGGCGCCGTATTCGCCAGGCCTTTATTGCGCCTGAGGATTACGTGATTCTTTCTGCGGACTACTCACAAATTGAACTGCGCATCATGGCCCATCTCTCCCGCGACAAAGGTCTGTTAAGCGCCTTTGCAGAAGGAAAAGATATCCACCGCGCCACCGCTGCGGAAGTCTTTGGGCTGCCTCTGGAAAGCGTTACCGGAGAGCAGCGTCGCAGCGCGAAGGCGATTAACTTTGGTCTGATCTACGGGATGAGCGCATTTGGTCTTTCCCGCCAGCTCAACATCCCGCGCAAAGAGTCCCAGAAGTATATGGATCTCTACTTCGAGCGTTATCCTGGCGTGCTGGAGTACATGGAGCGTACGCGTGCTCAGGCGAAATATCAGGGCTATGTTGAGACGCTGGATGGCCGCCGTCTCTACCTGCCGGATATCAATTCCAGCAACGGCGCTCGCCGTGCCGGTGCGGAACGTGCCGCGATTAACGCCCCGATGCAGGGTACCGCCGCCGATATCATCAAGCGCGCGATGATCGCTGTCGATGCCTGGCTGGAGACAGAAAAGCCTCGGGTGAAAATGATCATGCAGGTGCACGATGAATTGGTGTTCGAAGTGCATAAAGACGACGTGGAAGCGGTGTCTAAAAAGGTACATGAGCTGATGGAAAGCAGCATGAAGCTCGACGTGCCGCTGCTGGTGGAAGTGGGCAGCGGTAAGAACTGGGATGAGGCGCATTAA
- a CDS encoding GTP-binding protein has translation MKNWNYQLTKFVLSAPDIRHLPSDTGIEVAFAGRSNAGKSSSLNTLTNQKSLARTSKTPGRTQLINLFEVAEGKRLVDLPGYGYAEVPEEVKHKWQRALGEYLQKRNSLKGLVVLMDIRHPLKDLDQQMIQWAVASNIEVMLLLTKADKLASGARKAQLNMVREAVLAFGGNIEVEAFSSLKKTGVDKLRLKLDSWYNDLPPAVEEEAAEE, from the coding sequence TTGAAAAACTGGAACTATCAACTGACTAAGTTCGTGCTCAGCGCACCGGACATTCGCCATCTGCCTTCTGATACCGGTATTGAGGTTGCTTTCGCAGGCCGCTCTAACGCGGGGAAATCCAGCTCACTGAACACGCTGACCAATCAGAAAAGCCTGGCGCGTACCAGTAAAACCCCTGGCCGTACTCAGCTTATCAACCTGTTTGAAGTTGCCGAAGGCAAACGCCTGGTAGACTTACCGGGCTACGGCTACGCCGAAGTCCCGGAAGAGGTCAAACACAAGTGGCAGCGCGCGCTGGGTGAATACCTGCAAAAGCGTAACAGCCTGAAAGGCCTGGTCGTGCTGATGGATATCCGCCATCCGCTAAAAGATCTCGACCAACAGATGATTCAGTGGGCCGTAGCCAGCAATATCGAAGTCATGCTGCTGCTGACCAAAGCCGATAAGCTGGCATCGGGTGCGCGTAAGGCGCAGCTGAATATGGTACGTGAAGCGGTTCTGGCGTTTGGCGGCAATATCGAGGTTGAGGCGTTCTCTTCCCTGAAGAAAACCGGCGTTGATAAATTGCGTCTGAAACTGGATAGCTGGTACAACGATCTTCCTCCGGCGGTGGAAGAAGAGGCAGCTGAAGAGTAA
- a CDS encoding GTPase activator produces the protein MKQQNSAPQGKKPAKARRKSREEIDQEARERKRQKKHRGHAAGSRANGENQAKGGKSSGQAKDPRIGSKKPIQLGVTDAAPVAKQHKPKSEKPMLTPQAELDMLENDERLDGLLERLEAGETLSKEEQSWVDAKLDRIDALMEQLGIAWEDDEEEEEEKADDLMRLLKGGN, from the coding sequence ATGAAGCAACAAAACTCGGCACCACAAGGTAAAAAACCGGCAAAAGCACGCCGTAAATCGCGCGAAGAGATCGATCAGGAAGCGCGTGAGCGTAAGCGCCAGAAAAAACACCGTGGCCACGCAGCGGGCAGCCGCGCTAATGGCGAAAACCAGGCAAAAGGTGGTAAATCATCGGGTCAGGCAAAAGACCCTCGCATTGGCAGTAAAAAACCCATTCAACTGGGCGTGACCGATGCAGCACCGGTCGCTAAACAGCACAAACCGAAGAGCGAGAAACCTATGCTAACACCGCAGGCTGAGCTGGATATGCTGGAAAACGATGAGCGCCTGGATGGGCTGCTGGAACGTCTGGAAGCGGGCGAAACTCTTAGCAAAGAAGAGCAGTCCTGGGTGGATGCGAAGCTCGATCGCATCGACGCGCTGATGGAACAACTCGGCATCGCCTGGGAAGACGATGAAGAGGAAGAAGAAGAAAAAGCGGATGATTTGATGCGTCTGTTGAAAGGCGGTAACTGA
- a CDS encoding coproporphyrinogen III oxidase (catalyzes the oxygen-independent formation of protoporphyrinogen-IX from coproporphyrinogen-III), translated as MSEQLIDWDLALIQKYNYSGPRYTSYPTALEFSEAFGEPTFLQAVARYPERPLSLYVHIPFCHKLCYFCGCNKIVTRQQHKADQYLDALEQEIIHRAPLFAGRLVSQMHWGGGTPTYLSKAQISRLMALLRGNFHFNDDAELSIEVDPREIELDVLDHLRQEGFTRLSMGVQDFNKEVQRLVNREQDEEFIFALIERARALGFTSTNIDLIYGLPKQTPESFAFTLKRVAELSPHRLSVFNYAHLPTLFAAQRKIKDADLPSAQQKLDILQETIASLTGSGYQFIGMDHFARPDDELAIAQREGKLHRNFQGYTTQGDTDLLGLGVSAISMIGDCYAQNQKEPKRYYQQVDEQGNALWRGLALTRDDCIRRDVIKALICNFQLNFADIEQAWSLTFADYFAEDMGLLAPLAKDGLVEISGQGIQVTGKGRLLIRNICMCFDAYLRQKARLQQFSRVI; from the coding sequence ATGTCTGAGCAGTTAATCGACTGGGATCTGGCTCTGATCCAGAAATATAATTATTCAGGGCCGCGTTACACCTCTTATCCAACCGCACTGGAATTTTCTGAAGCCTTTGGCGAGCCAACATTTTTACAGGCGGTAGCCCGTTACCCGGAGCGGCCGCTGTCGCTCTACGTGCATATCCCGTTCTGCCACAAACTTTGTTATTTCTGTGGCTGCAATAAAATTGTGACCCGCCAGCAGCACAAAGCCGATCAGTATCTCGATGCCCTTGAGCAGGAAATTATCCATCGGGCGCCGCTGTTTGCGGGCCGTCTGGTTAGCCAAATGCACTGGGGCGGCGGGACGCCAACTTACCTGAGCAAAGCTCAAATCAGCCGCCTGATGGCGCTGCTGCGCGGCAATTTCCACTTTAATGATGATGCTGAACTGTCCATTGAAGTTGACCCGCGTGAAATCGAGCTGGATGTGCTCGACCATCTTCGGCAGGAAGGCTTTACCCGCCTTAGCATGGGGGTTCAGGACTTTAATAAAGAAGTACAGCGCCTCGTCAACCGCGAGCAGGACGAAGAGTTTATCTTCGCGCTGATCGAGCGTGCGCGTGCGCTGGGGTTTACTTCCACAAACATTGACCTGATTTACGGCCTGCCAAAACAAACGCCGGAAAGCTTTGCCTTCACGCTCAAGCGCGTGGCCGAGCTAAGCCCACATCGCCTCAGCGTTTTCAATTACGCACACCTGCCGACGCTATTTGCCGCCCAGCGCAAGATTAAAGACGCTGACTTACCGAGCGCGCAGCAGAAGCTGGATATTCTGCAGGAAACCATCGCCTCGCTGACGGGTTCTGGCTATCAGTTTATCGGTATGGATCACTTTGCCCGCCCCGACGACGAACTGGCGATTGCCCAGCGCGAAGGCAAACTACACCGTAATTTCCAGGGATATACCACCCAGGGAGATACCGATCTGCTGGGGCTTGGCGTTTCGGCTATTAGCATGATTGGCGACTGTTATGCGCAGAACCAGAAAGAGCCGAAGCGCTATTATCAGCAGGTGGATGAGCAGGGCAATGCGCTGTGGCGCGGGCTGGCGCTCACGCGGGATGACTGCATTCGTCGCGATGTCATCAAGGCGCTAATCTGCAACTTCCAGCTTAATTTTGCCGACATTGAACAAGCATGGTCGCTGACCTTTGCGGATTACTTTGCCGAAGACATGGGTTTGCTGGCGCCGCTGGCAAAAGATGGGCTGGTGGAGATAAGTGGGCAGGGGATCCAGGTGACCGGCAAAGGGCGTCTGCTTATTCGCAACATTTGTATGTGCTTTGATGCCTACCTGAGGCAAAAGGCGCGCCTGCAGCAGTTTTCCAGAGTGATATAA